A genomic stretch from Sulfobacillus thermosulfidooxidans includes:
- the thiD gene encoding bifunctional hydroxymethylpyrimidine kinase/phosphomethylpyrimidine kinase yields the protein MVARALTIAGSDSGGGAGIQADLKTFSAFSVYGMSAITAVTVQDTMGVYRIVAIDPDIVAQQIDVVIRDLGVDAIKIGMLFSAEIIDAVVDRLRHYPNIPVILDPVMRAKGGTSLLSPGAENQMREQLLPLATVITPNLPEAEALTGRMIRSPEDMRSAGTALLQYGVPYVLVKGGHLEGYPANDLLLSEHEELWLEAPRLNTVNTHGTGCTLSSAIAAGLAQGHDVSQSVIQAKNYVTQAISEAPSLGHGHGPLWHFPGNRL from the coding sequence ATGGTTGCCAGAGCTCTAACTATTGCGGGATCGGACTCCGGAGGAGGAGCCGGTATTCAAGCCGATTTAAAAACATTTTCCGCTTTTTCAGTATATGGCATGTCAGCGATTACAGCGGTGACGGTTCAAGACACGATGGGGGTATATCGAATTGTCGCGATTGATCCCGACATTGTCGCACAACAAATTGATGTCGTAATTCGCGACTTAGGAGTAGACGCCATAAAAATTGGCATGCTCTTTTCTGCGGAAATAATTGATGCGGTTGTCGATCGATTGCGCCATTATCCAAACATTCCGGTCATTTTAGATCCCGTCATGCGCGCCAAGGGAGGGACATCGTTGTTAAGTCCTGGGGCGGAAAATCAAATGCGTGAACAATTGCTCCCACTTGCTACCGTTATTACACCAAATCTTCCTGAAGCGGAAGCGTTAACGGGTCGGATGATTCGTTCTCCTGAAGATATGCGTAGTGCTGGAACGGCATTGCTCCAATATGGTGTTCCTTATGTGCTCGTTAAGGGAGGACATCTCGAGGGATATCCTGCCAATGACTTGCTCTTGTCTGAGCATGAAGAATTATGGCTCGAAGCGCCCCGGCTAAATACGGTGAATACTCACGGTACCGGCTGTACATTATCTAGTGCGATTGCTGCGGGTCTTGCCCAAGGTCACGATGTGTCCCAGTCCGTAATCCAAGCTAAGAACTATGTGACTCAAGCAATTTCAGAGGCTCCATCTTTGGGCCATGGACATGGTCCATTATGGCATTTTCCGGGGAATCGTCTATGA
- the ilvC gene encoding ketol-acid reductoisomerase, which yields MNAKLYYDDNADLRWLTGKTVAVIGYGSQGHAHALNLRESGVNVIIGIRPGRSRDRANEQGFQTMDVKDAAQAADVIQILTPDHLQGPLYEECIKPGLKPGKALAFAHGFAIRFQQIVPPNDVDVFMVAPKAPGHLVRRLYVEGQGTPALVAVEQDATGHALDIALAYAKGIGATRAGVIQTTFAEETETDLFGEQTVLCGGVSQLIQAGFETLVEAGYQPEIAYFETLHELKLIVDLIYEGGMGAMWYSVSDTAEYGGLSVGPRIVTQETKQEMAQVLKDIQDGTFAERWMSENAKGRPEFNRMRQDAREHPIETVGRDLRSMMSWLKPSVVEEDRVQKEVKP from the coding sequence ATGAACGCAAAATTATATTACGACGACAACGCCGATCTGAGGTGGTTAACCGGTAAAACCGTTGCAGTCATCGGATATGGGAGTCAGGGCCATGCCCATGCATTAAACTTACGCGAGTCTGGTGTGAACGTGATTATTGGAATTCGGCCGGGACGATCCCGCGACCGGGCGAATGAGCAAGGATTTCAAACCATGGATGTTAAAGATGCAGCCCAGGCCGCTGATGTCATTCAGATTTTAACGCCAGATCATTTACAAGGGCCCTTATATGAGGAATGCATTAAACCAGGACTCAAACCAGGTAAGGCCTTAGCCTTTGCGCATGGATTTGCTATCCGGTTTCAACAAATTGTTCCACCTAATGATGTTGACGTTTTTATGGTTGCGCCCAAAGCGCCAGGACATTTGGTCCGAAGGTTATATGTTGAAGGGCAGGGAACTCCGGCACTCGTGGCCGTGGAACAAGATGCGACGGGTCACGCTCTTGATATCGCTCTGGCTTATGCGAAGGGCATTGGAGCTACACGCGCCGGAGTGATTCAGACCACCTTTGCTGAGGAAACTGAAACAGATTTATTTGGTGAACAAACGGTGTTGTGTGGCGGAGTGTCCCAACTCATCCAAGCCGGATTTGAGACATTAGTAGAAGCGGGATATCAGCCCGAAATTGCCTATTTTGAAACCCTACATGAATTGAAATTGATTGTTGATCTAATTTATGAAGGCGGCATGGGAGCCATGTGGTATTCGGTTTCCGATACGGCGGAATATGGCGGGTTAAGTGTGGGACCACGGATTGTAACGCAGGAGACGAAGCAAGAAATGGCTCAGGTTCTGAAAGACATTCAGGATGGAACCTTTGCGGAACGTTGGATGTCCGAAAATGCCAAAGGACGCCCGGAGTTCAACCGGATGCGACAAGATGCCCGTGAACATCCCATCGAAACCGTCGGACGCGACTTGCGTTCGATGATGTCGTGGTTGAAACCGTCAGTAGTAGAGGAGGATAGGGTTCAAAAGGAGGTCAAACCATGA
- the thiE gene encoding thiamine phosphate synthase produces the protein MNLQLHVLIDPLQMSLESLPYNIQQMAQGGASVIQLRGKSATTRELLDYGQVVKKLCQQFGLTFIVNDRVDVALALEADGVHVGQDDMPVKIVRKLAPLMHVGLSVSSLEEILGAKNCPPDYFGLGPVFATLSKSDAGKPLGVDQTKQLTQVANEMAPVVAIGGINQNNVDQVWRTGISGVAVISAVIQATDKKQACEQLLAPDKYHNQ, from the coding sequence ATGAATCTTCAGTTACATGTGCTCATCGATCCTCTGCAAATGTCGCTTGAATCCTTACCGTATAACATTCAGCAAATGGCACAGGGAGGAGCAAGCGTCATTCAATTGCGGGGGAAGTCGGCTACAACCCGAGAATTATTGGATTACGGACAGGTTGTAAAAAAACTCTGCCAGCAATTTGGTTTAACATTTATTGTTAATGATCGTGTTGATGTTGCTTTAGCCTTAGAAGCCGATGGTGTTCATGTCGGACAAGATGATATGCCGGTGAAAATTGTGCGCAAACTCGCACCGTTAATGCATGTTGGATTATCTGTCAGTTCCTTGGAAGAGATTTTGGGGGCCAAAAATTGTCCTCCTGACTACTTCGGACTGGGACCAGTATTTGCAACATTAAGCAAAAGTGATGCTGGAAAACCCTTAGGAGTAGACCAAACGAAACAATTGACTCAAGTCGCCAATGAGATGGCTCCTGTGGTAGCTATTGGCGGTATAAATCAAAATAACGTTGATCAGGTTTGGCGCACCGGGATTAGCGGCGTTGCGGTGATTTCTGCAGTCATACAGGCCACTGATAAAAAACAAGCGTGTGAACAGCTATTGGCTCCGGATAAGTATCATAATCAATAA
- the ilvB gene encoding biosynthetic-type acetolactate synthase large subunit, whose product MTGAELTWEVLSRLGTTVVFGVPGGAILPLVDALATRQNDPIEFVVSRHEAASIHAADGYARVTGKPAIVLATSGPGGTNVITGLVTAMTDSVPIVLVLGQVPTTLIGTDAFQEADLFSMTMPVVKHSWRITEPQEVADVLLQAWETARSGRPGPVVVEFPKNIQFMQCPEWKGLPATNASEIEWEEKPITWARAKSYLRSASRPLLYVGGGVVSSGTQDYVMQFAETYDCPVAHTLMGIGAFPSTHPKALGMLGMHGTWYANNAMQHADLVIALGARFDDRVTGKLDEFAPNARIIHVDVDAAELSKLVRPNVAIHGDLRRVLPKMLKIVPNTTHSEWWDTINQWKASHPLRINPAPEGTIASPAVMQVINRHLRPDDIVVTEVGQHQMWGALFLRREKPRTFLTSGGAGTMGYGFPAAMGAQFAAGNNRVILIAGDGSFQMNLQELATVVQYNIPIWMIVLNNEGHGMVRQWQDLFHGKRRIGVDLVNPDFVRLAESFGIHGFSVNSEEALDEALRIMESINGPVLLEVMVPKDEHVFPMVPAGQPLSMVLEG is encoded by the coding sequence ATGACTGGAGCAGAATTAACCTGGGAAGTGTTATCACGATTAGGTACCACGGTTGTGTTTGGAGTTCCTGGTGGTGCAATTTTGCCGTTGGTTGACGCGTTAGCGACACGTCAAAATGATCCCATTGAATTTGTGGTTTCTCGCCATGAAGCGGCATCCATCCATGCAGCGGACGGCTATGCACGAGTAACAGGAAAACCGGCTATCGTTTTGGCAACCTCTGGACCTGGCGGCACCAATGTCATTACCGGACTGGTCACGGCTATGACGGATTCCGTGCCGATAGTCCTGGTTTTAGGGCAAGTACCGACAACGTTAATCGGGACTGATGCTTTTCAAGAAGCTGACTTGTTTAGTATGACGATGCCCGTTGTTAAACACAGTTGGCGTATTACGGAACCCCAAGAAGTGGCCGATGTTCTGCTGCAAGCATGGGAGACGGCGCGTAGCGGACGTCCGGGGCCAGTTGTTGTCGAGTTCCCGAAAAATATTCAATTCATGCAATGCCCGGAATGGAAGGGATTGCCTGCAACCAACGCATCTGAAATCGAATGGGAAGAAAAGCCGATTACATGGGCACGAGCGAAGTCCTATTTGCGTTCGGCTTCTCGGCCGTTACTGTATGTGGGTGGAGGAGTCGTCTCTAGTGGCACGCAAGATTATGTCATGCAATTTGCAGAAACTTATGATTGCCCGGTTGCACACACCTTAATGGGCATCGGAGCCTTTCCTAGTACACATCCCAAGGCATTGGGGATGTTAGGCATGCATGGGACCTGGTATGCTAACAATGCTATGCAACATGCCGATTTAGTTATTGCGCTAGGGGCGCGATTTGATGATCGGGTCACAGGTAAACTAGATGAGTTTGCGCCTAACGCACGGATTATTCATGTCGATGTGGATGCCGCCGAATTAAGCAAGTTGGTTCGGCCCAACGTTGCTATTCATGGAGATTTACGGCGCGTTTTACCGAAAATGCTGAAAATCGTACCGAATACGACGCATTCTGAATGGTGGGATACTATTAATCAGTGGAAAGCGTCTCACCCGTTACGGATTAATCCGGCGCCCGAAGGCACCATTGCCTCTCCCGCGGTGATGCAGGTCATCAACCGTCATTTACGACCCGATGACATTGTGGTAACCGAGGTGGGACAACATCAAATGTGGGGAGCGCTCTTTCTCCGCCGGGAAAAGCCTCGCACGTTTCTTACCTCGGGTGGTGCGGGAACCATGGGATATGGGTTTCCAGCCGCTATGGGTGCGCAATTTGCTGCAGGCAATAATCGCGTCATTTTAATTGCTGGAGATGGGAGCTTCCAAATGAATCTCCAAGAGTTAGCTACCGTCGTTCAATACAACATTCCTATCTGGATGATTGTTTTGAACAATGAGGGTCACGGTATGGTACGGCAATGGCAAGATCTTTTTCATGGCAAACGCCGTATTGGTGTGGACTTGGTGAATCCCGATTTTGTCCGATTAGCTGAGTCCTTCGGTATTCATGGATTTAGTGTGAATTCTGAAGAGGCGTTAGACGAAGCTTTGCGCATTATGGAGTCCATTAATGGCCCGGTATTGTTGGAAGTAATGGTCCCCAAAGATGAGCATGTATTTCCCATGGTCCCTGCTGGGCAACCATTGTCGATGGTGCTAGAAGGTTAA
- a CDS encoding prephenate dehydratase, which translates to MIDGTVIYYQGSPGAFSEAAILSHWPHAIPQGFPTFAETFQALQDNPNAVGLLPIENAYRGPVYDVLDLLTASTLSIWAEAVQPVELALMAYGHSDLSRIKKVRSHPQALMQSQMFCREHGLIVEVALDTAGSAKELLESRREDIGAIASPRAAEIYGLNIVRRGIQDHPDNRTRFWLLSQRPIHLTSPLNRMKTSAVFDLPDKPGALVNYLLWYKKFGLNLSKVESRPRPGAPFAYRFWIDVVGDAPSLDQAWESGLSDLEWFRRLGTYPVLSE; encoded by the coding sequence ATGATTGACGGAACAGTCATTTATTATCAGGGGTCTCCGGGCGCCTTTAGTGAGGCGGCCATTCTGTCGCATTGGCCCCATGCGATTCCTCAAGGGTTTCCTACGTTTGCCGAGACATTCCAGGCATTGCAAGACAATCCCAATGCGGTGGGGTTATTGCCCATTGAAAATGCCTACCGTGGACCTGTCTACGATGTGTTAGATTTACTAACCGCCTCAACCCTGTCCATTTGGGCTGAGGCGGTTCAACCCGTTGAATTGGCATTAATGGCGTATGGCCATTCCGATTTGTCCCGTATTAAAAAGGTTCGTTCTCATCCCCAAGCCTTAATGCAGAGTCAAATGTTTTGCCGTGAGCATGGACTTATAGTAGAAGTGGCGTTAGACACTGCTGGCAGCGCCAAGGAATTGTTAGAATCCCGGAGAGAAGATATTGGAGCAATTGCTAGTCCCAGAGCTGCTGAAATTTATGGCCTCAATATTGTACGACGAGGAATTCAGGATCATCCGGATAACCGTACACGATTTTGGCTATTGAGTCAGCGACCGATTCATCTCACATCCCCATTGAATCGGATGAAGACAAGTGCGGTGTTTGATTTACCAGATAAACCAGGGGCTTTAGTGAATTATTTGCTATGGTATAAGAAATTTGGGCTAAATCTCTCGAAGGTCGAATCGCGGCCAAGACCTGGCGCACCATTTGCATACCGCTTTTGGATTGATGTTGTGGGAGATGCCCCAAGCCTCGATCAGGCTTGGGAAAGTGGCCTGTCTGACTTGGAATGGTTTAGACGGTTGGGGACTTATCCTGTTTTGAGTGAATGA
- a CDS encoding AIR synthase family protein — translation MPSSELPIIGKISPEAFRDYVYPNLGEKRPEVLVGPQSGVDIAITRVAPGTVMATTTDPVFIVPAYGWERAAWFAVHILASDAATSGLPPSLMTVDLNLPLSITTAEFEKLWTAFARTCQQLGIAIISGHTARYEGCAYPMVGGATVMSIGPEERYITTGMAEKGDMVLCTKGAAIEATGLFAATFPDYIRQQVGEDIWKQADALFDQMTVVEDARIAAEQGVRAEGVTAMHDATECGVIGGVYEIAEASNLGVVLQDDKIIVRPETQAICNLTGIDPLISISEGTLLLTVKPHAVDKVMAALAARHIDVSVIGEMRDASEGMWREKQGKRIPLEHPRIDPFWAAFGRLAQGGHV, via the coding sequence TTGCCAAGCTCAGAACTGCCGATTATTGGAAAAATATCGCCGGAAGCATTTCGGGATTATGTTTATCCGAATTTAGGCGAGAAAAGACCTGAAGTGCTTGTCGGACCACAGTCCGGTGTGGACATTGCGATTACCCGAGTTGCCCCGGGCACGGTGATGGCGACAACAACTGATCCAGTCTTTATTGTACCCGCTTATGGCTGGGAACGGGCTGCATGGTTTGCCGTCCATATTCTGGCCTCGGACGCGGCTACATCAGGCTTGCCGCCTTCATTAATGACTGTGGATTTGAATCTTCCTTTGAGTATCACCACAGCCGAATTTGAGAAGCTGTGGACAGCCTTTGCTCGTACGTGCCAACAACTGGGAATTGCCATTATCTCCGGACACACAGCTCGTTATGAAGGCTGCGCATATCCCATGGTGGGAGGCGCTACCGTGATGAGTATCGGTCCGGAAGAGCGTTATATAACCACCGGTATGGCGGAAAAGGGCGATATGGTATTGTGCACCAAAGGGGCAGCCATTGAAGCCACCGGTCTTTTTGCGGCAACTTTTCCCGATTATATCCGACAACAGGTTGGAGAGGACATTTGGAAACAAGCCGATGCGCTGTTTGATCAAATGACCGTGGTAGAAGACGCTCGAATTGCAGCGGAACAAGGGGTTCGTGCAGAAGGTGTGACCGCCATGCATGACGCTACCGAATGTGGGGTGATAGGGGGAGTCTACGAAATTGCCGAAGCGTCGAATCTCGGCGTTGTTTTGCAAGACGATAAGATTATTGTCCGGCCTGAGACACAAGCCATTTGCAATTTAACAGGAATTGATCCCTTGATTTCGATTAGTGAAGGCACATTACTGTTAACCGTGAAACCTCATGCAGTTGATAAGGTAATGGCTGCATTGGCAGCACGTCATATTGACGTATCGGTCATTGGCGAAATGCGTGATGCCTCAGAAGGCATGTGGCGGGAAAAGCAGGGCAAACGAATACCGTTGGAGCACCCGCGGATTGATCCGTTTTGGGCTGCCTTTGGCCGATTGGCTCAAGGAGGTCACGTCTAA
- a CDS encoding 2-isopropylmalate synthase, whose product MTDTVRIFDTTLRDGEQSPGVALSTQEKLAIAEQLARLGVDYLEAGFPQASPGDFEAVSRIAENIKGPTITALARCNRQDIEQAARALEKADKARIHVFIATSPIHMQAKLRMTPEQVLERIDQMVRVARMYVDDVEFSCEDATRSQVEFLVQAGQLAVDAGATTLNFPDTVGYTTPREYFQLITHLRKAIADPRITLSVHCHDDLGLAVANSLSGIEAGCRQVEVAVNGIGERAGNASLEEVVMTLTARQDQYHVQHHIKTQEIYRASQLVSQLTGMPVQPNKAIVGKNAFRHESGIHQDGMLKDRSTYEILTPEAVGWGMTKLVLGKHSGRHALRQRLEELGLHATPSQIDQIQQRVKALGELKNDINDQDLEAIWQEEVGQVRRSRHTELVHWQVSTGSHNRPVAYVSVRVGQEIREDSGSGDGPVHALFQAFSRALSLDHVQLTSYHLAPISPGEAGLASVRVEIHGYDCETRGQAADSDVMKATAVALHEALAYLFERAQNVVA is encoded by the coding sequence ATGACAGATACTGTCAGGATATTTGATACAACCTTACGAGATGGAGAACAATCCCCTGGTGTGGCGTTAAGTACCCAAGAAAAATTAGCGATTGCTGAACAATTGGCGCGTTTAGGCGTGGATTATTTGGAGGCGGGTTTTCCGCAAGCCTCTCCAGGCGATTTCGAAGCGGTGTCGCGGATTGCGGAAAATATTAAAGGCCCTACCATTACAGCATTGGCCCGGTGTAACCGTCAGGACATCGAGCAAGCTGCACGAGCACTAGAAAAAGCAGATAAAGCCAGGATTCATGTTTTTATTGCAACCTCCCCGATTCATATGCAAGCGAAATTACGGATGACGCCCGAACAGGTGCTAGAACGCATTGACCAGATGGTGCGGGTTGCCCGTATGTATGTGGACGACGTGGAATTTTCATGCGAAGATGCCACCCGGTCCCAAGTCGAATTTTTGGTGCAAGCGGGGCAATTAGCAGTGGACGCGGGAGCGACCACACTCAATTTCCCTGATACCGTAGGGTATACCACCCCTCGTGAATATTTTCAGCTCATCACGCATCTCAGAAAGGCCATAGCTGATCCTCGCATTACATTGTCTGTTCATTGTCACGATGATTTGGGCTTGGCCGTTGCGAATTCCTTGTCGGGAATTGAAGCAGGATGTCGGCAGGTAGAAGTGGCGGTTAACGGAATTGGTGAGAGGGCGGGGAATGCCTCTTTAGAAGAAGTTGTCATGACGTTAACCGCGAGACAGGACCAATATCATGTCCAACATCACATCAAGACACAAGAAATCTACCGGGCAAGTCAGTTAGTAAGTCAGTTAACGGGAATGCCGGTACAGCCCAATAAAGCCATTGTGGGCAAGAACGCCTTTCGCCATGAATCCGGTATTCACCAAGATGGCATGTTAAAAGATCGTTCTACTTATGAAATCTTAACGCCTGAAGCCGTCGGTTGGGGTATGACCAAACTTGTGTTAGGCAAGCATTCAGGTCGTCATGCGTTGCGTCAACGTTTAGAAGAATTAGGACTTCATGCCACTCCCAGCCAAATCGACCAGATCCAGCAGCGCGTGAAAGCGTTAGGAGAACTGAAGAATGATATTAACGATCAGGACTTGGAAGCAATCTGGCAAGAAGAAGTCGGGCAAGTTCGCCGATCACGGCATACGGAATTAGTTCATTGGCAAGTCAGTACAGGAAGTCATAATCGACCTGTGGCCTATGTTTCCGTCCGCGTTGGCCAAGAAATTCGAGAGGACTCTGGGAGTGGCGATGGGCCTGTACATGCTCTCTTTCAAGCTTTTTCTCGTGCCTTGTCGCTGGATCATGTGCAATTAACTTCTTATCATCTGGCACCGATTTCACCTGGAGAAGCGGGACTCGCCTCAGTACGTGTCGAAATTCATGGATATGATTGCGAAACCCGGGGTCAAGCCGCAGATAGTGATGTGATGAAGGCCACCGCTGTGGCGCTTCATGAGGCCTTAGCTTATCTCTTTGAGCGGGCCCAAAATGTCGTGGCATAA
- a CDS encoding YigZ family protein — MNAVIQGEWAEITVRHSRFISRAFSCPSSTTFEQILRYAIEHWPKATHYVWAYVIRPGEERMTDDGEPTGTAGPPTLNLIQKRHLIQTAIVTVRYFGGTKLGTGGLVHAYQDAAANALSHALLGHEEEVVTVILDIPYSEWGRTENYLMTKNISYSADFRGDVHVQCEIPIAISTSVLNTLRNDLAPHLRVHQTKQQKAIVPNII, encoded by the coding sequence ATGAATGCAGTCATACAAGGAGAATGGGCAGAGATCACTGTGCGCCATTCACGATTTATCAGCCGCGCATTTTCCTGTCCTTCTTCAACAACGTTTGAGCAAATCCTTCGTTATGCCATAGAACACTGGCCGAAAGCCACTCATTATGTCTGGGCCTATGTGATCAGGCCCGGGGAGGAGCGAATGACCGATGATGGTGAACCGACAGGTACCGCTGGTCCCCCGACACTTAACCTGATTCAAAAGCGCCATTTGATTCAAACCGCAATTGTCACTGTCCGCTACTTCGGCGGCACCAAGTTAGGCACGGGGGGCTTGGTTCATGCCTATCAAGACGCTGCCGCCAACGCATTGTCCCATGCCCTATTGGGCCACGAAGAAGAAGTAGTAACTGTCATTCTTGATATTCCATATTCCGAATGGGGGCGGACGGAAAATTACCTTATGACAAAAAATATTTCGTACAGTGCTGATTTTCGAGGCGATGTTCACGTGCAGTGTGAGATCCCCATCGCGATATCAACCTCCGTCCTTAACACATTACGCAATGATCTGGCTCCCCATCTGCGTGTCCATCAAACCAAACAACAAAAAGCCATTGTTCCCAACATCATCTGA
- the ilvE gene encoding branched-chain-amino-acid transaminase produces MSELKIFFNGAMVPAAEARVSVFDHGFLYGDGIFEGIRAYEGRVFKLEEHLDRLFDSAKSILLDIPYTREELAEAVCQTVRENGLTDAYIRLVVSRGPGDLGLDPTKCSQPSVIIIADRIKLYPEELYQRGLELAAVSTRRPATDVLNPSIKSLNYLNNILAKIEANLRGLPEVVLLNHQGYVVEGTGDNIFIVRQGVLITPPTYAGILNGITRQVVIALAREMGITCREENITLHDLYTADECFLTGTAAEVIPAVMCDGRVIGTGHVGPITAKVLTAFRDYSRSSGVPVYDTDVATA; encoded by the coding sequence ATGAGTGAACTAAAAATCTTCTTCAACGGGGCCATGGTACCCGCCGCGGAAGCACGTGTGTCCGTATTCGATCATGGGTTTCTTTATGGGGACGGCATCTTTGAAGGCATTCGGGCCTACGAAGGCCGTGTATTTAAATTAGAAGAACACTTAGACCGTTTATTTGATTCCGCGAAAAGTATCCTATTAGATATTCCCTATACACGCGAAGAACTTGCAGAAGCTGTCTGTCAGACCGTTCGCGAGAACGGTCTGACAGATGCCTATATTCGTCTAGTCGTATCCCGCGGTCCGGGGGATTTAGGTTTGGATCCAACGAAATGTTCTCAGCCCAGCGTCATTATTATCGCTGATCGCATTAAATTATATCCCGAGGAACTTTATCAACGTGGCTTAGAATTAGCGGCGGTATCGACGAGGCGTCCGGCTACGGATGTTTTAAATCCCTCCATAAAATCTTTAAATTACTTAAATAATATTTTGGCCAAGATTGAGGCTAATTTGCGCGGACTTCCCGAAGTCGTACTGCTTAATCACCAGGGTTACGTGGTGGAAGGAACGGGCGACAATATTTTTATTGTTCGCCAAGGGGTCTTGATTACTCCCCCAACCTATGCAGGAATTCTTAATGGAATAACCCGCCAGGTTGTGATCGCTTTAGCGCGAGAGATGGGGATAACTTGCCGGGAAGAAAACATCACATTGCATGACTTATATACGGCCGATGAATGTTTCTTAACTGGAACGGCTGCGGAAGTAATTCCGGCTGTGATGTGTGACGGACGTGTCATTGGCACGGGCCATGTGGGCCCCATAACGGCTAAAGTGCTGACCGCCTTTCGGGACTATTCTCGGTCTTCGGGTGTTCCGGTATATGACACGGATGTGGCGACTGCATGA
- the leuB gene encoding 3-isopropylmalate dehydrogenase: MANHQLLVLAGDGIGPEVTGAALQVLERVAEIGGWVVEIERADIGGSAIDAYGDPFPEKTQRAIDKSSAVLLGAVGGPKWDQAPKRPEAGLLAMRQYMGLWANLRPYHIFKGLEHLSPLRKTHVDGIIFRELTGGLYFGEPRGRRFLPGDLEVIDTLQYRRSEMWRIIKLAFEYARDHHLTLTSVDKANVLESSRVWREVTDELSKQFPDVPVVHRYVDAAAMDLVLNPDRYQVIVTENLFGDILSDLAGGLVGSLGLLGSSSVAGTPGTRGLFEPVHGSAPDIAGKGIANPTGAMLSLAYLVGWSWSETEAQQLIESAVAESLAEGPHTPDLGGSASTEEFTDSVIQRLEHIWQRRKIS, encoded by the coding sequence ATGGCGAATCACCAACTTTTAGTTTTGGCGGGAGACGGTATCGGACCAGAAGTGACAGGCGCTGCATTACAAGTGCTCGAGAGGGTGGCTGAAATTGGGGGATGGGTTGTTGAAATCGAACGCGCCGATATTGGCGGATCTGCGATAGATGCTTATGGGGATCCATTTCCAGAAAAAACGCAACGGGCTATCGACAAATCCTCCGCAGTGTTGTTAGGAGCCGTCGGTGGACCCAAATGGGATCAGGCCCCCAAAAGACCTGAGGCTGGTCTCCTCGCGATGCGTCAATACATGGGATTATGGGCAAATTTGCGTCCCTATCACATTTTTAAAGGGTTAGAGCATCTTTCGCCATTACGCAAGACCCATGTTGATGGCATCATTTTTCGGGAACTCACGGGAGGATTGTATTTTGGTGAGCCCCGAGGGCGCCGGTTTTTGCCGGGCGATCTCGAAGTGATTGACACCTTGCAATATCGGCGCTCGGAAATGTGGCGCATTATCAAATTGGCTTTTGAGTATGCACGAGACCATCACCTGACCTTAACATCTGTTGATAAGGCTAATGTTTTAGAAAGCTCACGGGTATGGCGTGAAGTGACTGATGAATTGTCCAAGCAATTTCCCGATGTGCCGGTTGTTCACCGTTATGTTGATGCCGCCGCTATGGATTTAGTTTTGAACCCCGACCGGTACCAAGTCATCGTGACGGAAAACTTGTTTGGCGATATCCTTAGCGACTTGGCGGGAGGCTTAGTGGGTTCATTAGGACTTCTCGGTTCGTCATCCGTGGCTGGCACGCCTGGAACACGGGGGCTATTTGAGCCGGTACACGGCTCGGCACCGGACATTGCGGGAAAAGGTATCGCCAATCCGACAGGTGCAATGTTATCCCTAGCCTATCTCGTAGGGTGGAGTTGGTCAGAGACAGAAGCCCAACAGTTGATTGAATCAGCGGTGGCTGAAAGCTTGGCGGAAGGACCACATACGCCTGACTTGGGAGGGAGTGCCAGCACCGAAGAATTTACCGATTCGGTCATACAACGTCTTGAACACATTTGGCAAAGGAGGAAGATATCATGA